The DNA region GCTCGGCTGTGATGCGCTGGCCATCACTGACACCGCGGACGTACTGGCGTGGGACGGGTCCGCGGAGGAACTGAAACCGCTGCTGATGGGCCTCGCCGCGGACGTGCTGGTCGGCGGCAGGACCACCGTGCTGCAGCCGGGGGGATCTCGTTCCCGGCGGCGAAGGCGGACGCGGCCGGGCCGCGGAGGGACGGCATGCCGCCGCCATGGCCGCGGTCATCGCGCCGGTGCGGGCCGGCTCGCGCGTGGTAGGGGTTGTAGCGGCATTTGCCCCGTCAGCGGGTGCGGGGCTGGTCCGGGCCACCAGCGAAGTGGCAGACTGGGTGGCCGTCCAGGTGGAACTGGCTGAACTGGACGCGTCCCGCACCCTGTTGATGGAAGCAGAGGTACGTGCCCTCCGGGCCCAGATCAGCCCGCACTTCATCTACAACTCGCTCAACGCCATCGCCTCGTTCATCAACACGGATCCGGTGCGTGCCCGCGAACTGGTGGTCGAGTTCGCCGACTTCACGAGGTATTCGTTCCGGCGCCACGGCGATTTCACCACGCTGGCCGAAGAGCTCCGCTGCATCGACCGGTACCTGCTGCTCGAGCGCGCCCGCTTCGGCGACAGGGTGCAGGTCAGCCTGCAGATCGCACCGGAAGTCCTAAGCACTGTGATCCCCTTCCTGAGCCTGCAGCCCCTTGTGGAGAACGCTGTCCGGCATGGGCTGGAGGCCAAGGAAGGCCCCGGCCATATCAGCATTACCGCCAACGACTCGGGTGCCTTCGCGGAAGTGACCATCGAGGACGACGGCGTGGGCATGGACCCTGTCCAGCTCCAGTCAATGCTGGCCGGCCACAGCGACGGCGACCATGTGGGACTGCGGAACGTGGACGCCAGGCTCCGGCAGGTCTACGGGGACGAACACGGGCTGGTGATCGAGACAGCCCCTGGCGAAGGAACCCTGATCACCATGCGGGTGCCCAAGTCCCAGCCGGGCCACGACGCCTGAGCTCTGTCCGGCTAACGCAACGCAGCTAATGTAGGAACCATGATTAATGTCCTCGTCGCCGACGACGAGCTGCCTGCCGTGGAGGAACTGGCCTACCTCCTGGGCAGGGACGACCGGATCGGCATCATCCACCGGGCGTCCTCCGGCAGCGAGGCCCTGCGCGCCCTCAGCACGGAAACCGTGGATGCAGTCTTCCTGGACATCCACATGCCGGCGGTGTCCGGCCTGGATATTGCACGCGCCATTGCCCGCAGCAGCCACCCGCCGGCCGTCGTGTTCGTGACGGCGGACGAGGAATGCGCCCTGGAAGCCTTCGAGCTCGCCGCGGTGGACTACCTGCTCAAGCCCGTACGTGCCGAGCGGCTGGCCCGTTCCGTGGGCCGGATCAGCGAACTGCTGCGCGATGGCGGACCGGCTCCTGAGATGATCACCGTGGACCAGGGCGGCACCACCCGGATGATCAGGCGCGACGACGTCACGTACGTCCAGGCGCAGGGTGACTACGCGAGACTGCACACGGCGGATGCCAGCTACCTCATCAGGGTCCCGCTGGCCGATCTGGAGCAGCAGTGGGCCGAGGCCGGCTTTATCCGCACGCACCGGTCCTACCTGGTGGCCCTGAAGCATGTCACCTCCATGAAACTGGCGGCGGACAAGCCCAGCGTCACGGTGGCTGGGGCCAGCCTGCCCATCAGCCGCCGCCACCTGCCCACGGTCCGGGAGAAGCTGGAAGCCACCCGCATCCGGCCACAGGCATGACACGCGTGCGGGTCACGGCCCCGCGGTCCCCGGCCAGGCCGGCCAGGGACACGCGCGAGGCAGCCGAGGAATCGGAAGTAGGCCAGGTCTTCGTCCGGTCCCTCATCCGCTCCCAGCTTCGATTGGCCCTGGTGGTGGCCGGCGGGTTCCTGCTGATCCTGGGCGCGTTCCCGCTGCTACTTGCGGCCGTCCCCGGCCTTGCGGAGACCCGGGTGGCGGGCATCCCCTTCGACTGGCTGCTGATCGGCGCGGGCATCTACCCGGTGATCGGCCTGAGCGCATGGCTGTTCATCCGGACTGCAACGCGGAACGAGGCCAGGTACCGCGACCTGGCCGAGGACCAGTGAGCCGGCCGTGAATCCAGCAGTAGCCATTGTGGCGCTCACGGTAGTTTCGCTGGCCACGGCGGTGATCGGCTTCTACGGCCTCAGGATTTCCCGCACCACCGGAGACTTTTATGTGGCCTCCCGGACGGTGCGGCCGTGGTGGAACGCCTCCGCGATCGGCGGCGAGTATCTGTCCGCGGCAAGCTTCCTGGGCGTGGCGGGACTCATCCTGCTTTCGGGCACGGATGCGCTCTGGTTCCCGGTGGGCTACACCGCCGGATACCTGATGCTGCTGCTTTTTGTCGCCGCCCCGCTGCGACGGTCCGGCGCCTACACCATCCCGGACTTCACCGAGGCCCGGCTGGACTCGCTTGCCGTCCGCAGGGTGACCAGCCTGGTGGTGGTTGTGGTGGGATGGCTGTACATCGTCCCGCAGCTCCACGGTGCCGCGCTGACAATCAGGATCACCACCGGTCTGCCGTCCTGGGTGGGATCTGTCGCCGTGGTTGTGGTGGTCTGCCTGTCAGTGGTGGCCGGCGGCATGCGTTCCATCACCTTTGTCCAGGCCTTCCAATACTGGCTCAAGCTCACCGCCCTCGCCGTGCCCCTCATCTTCATCGCGTTTGTCCTGGCGGGCAACGGGACTCCCGCCGTGGCCCAGGCCGCCGTCAATCCCACCGGCCTCGCACCTGCCGGACCGTACCAGAACATCTCGCTGCTCGTGGCGCTGCTCTTCGGGACGCTGGGGCTGCCGCATGTCCTGGTGCGCTTCTACACCAACCCTGACGGGCAGTCGGCGCGCCGGACCACCCTCATCGTGCTGGGGCTCCTCTCCGTCTTTTACCTGTTCCCCACCGCTTACGGGCTGGCTGGCCGGCTGTTCGCCCCGGACGTTGCCCGCTCGGGGCAGGCCGATGCCGTGGTGCTGCTGCTGCCTGGGCAGCTGGTCGGCGGAACCGCCGGCGATCTGCTGTCTGCCCTCGTGGTCGGCGGCGCTTTTGCCGCCTTCCTGTCCACCACCTCGGGCCTGGTGGTTTCCCTGGCCGGTGTGATCAGCCAGGACGTCCTCGGTGGAAGCGTCCGGGGATTCCGGCTGGCCGCCGTGATCTCGGCAGTGGTCCCGTTGGGTTTCTCCTTCATGACGGACTCGCTGGCCCTGGCAGGCAGCGTGGGCTTGGTGTTCGCCTTCACGGCCTCCACTGTCTGCCCGGTGCTCCTGCTGGGAATCTGGTGGCGGGGGCTCACGGACGCCGGCGCCATTGCCGGGATGGTAACCGGCGGCATGCTGTGCGGCGGAGCCATGATTTATGGTGCGGCCGCGGGAGCCGCCGGCACCCCGTTCTGGCTGGCCCAGCCGGCAGCCTGGACCGTGCCCGCCGCCTTTGCCGTGATGGTGCTCGTATCGCGCGCCACAAGGGGGCGGGTGCCCAGGACCATGTCCCGGGTCATGACCCGCCTGCATACTCCAGAAAGGCCGTTGGTTACGGAACGTTGAGGTCTGTCCGTCAGGGCCGCTGCGGAGCAGTTCAGCCGATTCAGTCGATGGCGGCCATCAGTTCAACCACGCGGTCCAGGAATGCATCAACCTGGCTTTCCTCGTACCCGTCCTTGCCTGCCGCGGGCCGGAAGACTGCCCGGCGGACGTTGTCCACGCTGAGCGGCTTGTCCTCTTCCAGGTAGCCGATGAGGTCGCGGCAGAGGTTGTCCACGTCCAGGGTGTTGTAACTGCGGGTCTTGTTCTTGGCCGGGCGCCGGAAGCGCTCACCGTCCGGCCTGTGCAGCCGGCCCCGGAGGATCCCGGACAGGCGGCCGATCTCGCGGAGCCACGCTTCCTCGCCGCCGGCAGCAATCAGTTCGTCCCGCTCGCGGCGCGCGAAAGCGTCTTCGAGCCTGTCCAGGGCGGCATCCACCACGGCGGCCGAGTACCCACCCTTGACGGGGTCAAAGGAGACGGCACGGACGTCGCCGCTCTTGATGCCGTGGACCGCCGTCTTTGGTGATTCCAGCGAGACCCGGGCCCGCTGGAGAAATTGGTCCACCTGCTTGGCGTTGTAGCCGTACTCGTTTCGCTGCACGCGTTCAAATGACGCGGGAATCTGCCGTTGAAAATCCACTGCCACTATGTTTCCTTCAATGCTCTTCAGCCGGATCGGTTTCGCACCAGTCTATTGGGGTTGCCGGAGTTCTTGGGTGCCGGGCAGGTCTGGTCATGCTCCTGCGACCAGCCCGTAGAGGACAAACGCCACCGGCGACGCGAAGACTATGGAGTCCAGCCGGTCCATCACCCCTCCGTGGCCCGGGAGAATGCTGCTCATGTCCTTGATCCCCAGCTCACGCTTGACCATGGACTCGGCGAGGTCACCGGCAGTGGATGCGGCAACGAGGCCTACGGCCAGGACCACGCCCACCCACCAGGGTTTGCCAAGCAGGAAGATGCTGGCGAGGACGCCGATCAGGATGGCGCCGGCAATGGATCCGGCGAATCCCTCCCAGGACTTCTTGGGGCTGATCTTCGGCGCCATGGGGTGCTTGCCCAGCGACGCGCCCACCAGGTAGCCGAAGGTGTCGTTGGAAACCACCAGCAGGAGCATGACCGCAACCTGCCAGGCACCGTGGGGCACGGTGCCGCCCGGCCAGAGGCCCACAGTCGTGACGCCGCCTGATGCATGCAGCGGCAAGGCGGCGAAACTGATGAAGAACGGGACCCAGCCCAGGGTGAAGACGCCGGCAAAAATGCTGTTGGCCGATCCGGCCGCACTTTCGATCGAACGCCACAGGAGCACCGCTACGCAACTCAGGAGCATGGCAAAGAGGAGGCTTTCAATCCCGCCGAAGTAGGCCGCGAAAGGCATGGCCACGGTACCGGTCATCACCGGCACAATGGGCATCCTGGTCCCGTTCGCCTCGAGGGCACGGAAGATCTCCCACACCCCGAAGACGGCAAAGGTGGTGGTCACTGCAACGAAGCCGAGCGGCAGGAAGATCAATCCGCCCAGGACGGCGAAGAGCATCGCCAACCCCACCACGGTGGCCGCCGGAAGGTTCCGCCCGGCCTTCGGCGTCGGGTTCCTCCGGGGCTGTTTCCCCTTCGTGCGCGCCCGTTGTGCGGGGGCCTGCTCTGCCTGGCTCATCAGACTTCGAGCAGCTCTGCTTCCTTGCGCTTGAGCAGCTCGTCGATGCCGTCCACGTGGGATTTGGTCAGGGCGTCGAGTTCCTTTTCGGCACGGCTGCCCTCGTCCTCGCCGGCTTCGCCGTCCTTGACCAGCTTGTCCAACGTTTCCTTGGCCTTGCGACGGATGTTGCGGATGGACACCTTGGCGTCCTCACCCTTGGTTTTAACGATCTTGACGTATTCCTTGCGGCGTTCCTGGGTCAGGTCCGGGATGGTGATCCGGATGACGTTGCCGTCGTTGGACGGGTTGGCGCCTACCTCGGAGTCGCTCAGGGCACGCTCGATGTCCCGCAGGGCAGTCTTGTCGAACGGGGTGATGAGGATGGTGCGGGCGTCCGGAATGGCGAAGGACGCGAGCTGCTGCAGCGGTGTGGGCGAGCCGTAGTAGTCCACCAGCACTTTGTTGTAGAGGCCGGGATTGGCCCGCCCCGTACGGATCGAGGCGAAGTCTTCCTTGGCTACCTCAACAGCCTTGTCCATCTTGTCTTCGGCTTCGAGCAAGGTATCTTCGATCACGGTCTCTCCTCAGAAGTTGGTGCAGTCCGGGATGCCGGGTCCATGCACGATCTTGGTTCAGTGTTCCTGGATCAAGTCCCCGTTCCATCCGTTGTCCGGCCAGGGGGAACTGTCCTAAAACATCCTAGCTGCAGCTAGGGTGTCACCAGTGTGCCCAGCTTTTCGCCGAGGATGGCACGGGTGACATTGCCTTCGCCTTCCATTCCAAAGACCACCATCGAGAGGTTGTTGTCCTTGCACATGGTCATTGCGGTCTGGTCCATGACTCTGATGTCGCGGCGTAGGGCATCGTCGTAGCTCAGGGTCTCCAGCTTCTCGGCGGCGGCGTCCTTCTTGGGGTCTGCGGTGTACACGCCATCCACGCCGCTCTTGGCCATCAGAACAAGATCCGCGTGTACTTCCAAGGCCCGCTGGGCCGCCACGGTGTCAGTGGAGAAGTACGGGAGACCGGCGCCGGCACCGAAGATGACCACGCGGCCCTTTTCCATGTGCCGGATGGCCCGGCGCGGAATATACGCTTCCGCGACCTGCCCCATGGTGATGGCGCTCTGGACCCGCGTTTCAACGCCGGCCTGCTCCAGGAAGTCCTGCAGGGCCAGGCAGTTCATGACGGTACCGAGCATGCCCATGTAGTCTGCGCGGGAGCGGTCCATGCCGCTTTGCGACAGTTCGGCGCCGCGGAAGAAGTTACCGCCGCCCACCACGATCGCCACCTCGACGTCGGGGACTGCTGCCGCGATCTGCTTGGCGACGCCGCGGACGGTATCGGGGTCCACGCCCAGCTTGCCGCCGCCGAAGACCTCACCGGACAGCTTCAGGAGGACGCGGCGCCTGCTCTTCTCTGGCTGGACTGAAGTGTTGACGGCTTCCATGGTGCCTTCCCGTTGGTGAACTCTGAGCTAGGTTATCGTGCTGGGCGGCCAAAGGTCTCATCTGACATTTAGCCCGTGCATGCAAAAGGGGCGGCCACCGAAGTGGCCACCCCCTTGCAGATTCGACTAGGAGCCGACGCGGAAACGCGTGAAGGCAGTTGCCTTGACGCCTGCCTCTTCGAGGACCTGCGCCACGGACTTCTTGGCGTCCTTGGCGAACGCCTGGTCAACCAGGACCTCGCCCTTGTAGAAGCCCGTCACTCGGCCTTCCACAATCTTGCTGAGGGCAGCTTCGGGCTTGCCTTCAGCCTTGGCCGTCTCTTCGGCGATACGGCGCTCGGACTCGACCAGCTCGGACGGAACGTCTTCGCGGGTCAGGTAGTTCGGGGCCATGGCTGCAACGTGGACGGCAACGTCGTGGGCTGCTGTGACAGCCGCTTCGCCTGCACCGTCAACTGCAAACAGCACGCCGACCTGGGCCGGGAGGTCCTTGGAGGTCTTGTGCAGGTAAGCGTCAACCGTGCCGCCCTCGATGCGGGAGATCCGGCGGACAACTACCTTTTCGCCCAGGACAGCGCCCTCTTCGACGACGACCTCGGACAGCGGCTTGCCGTCAACTTCGACGGCCAGGAGGGTGTCGAGGTCGGCAGCGCCGGACTCCACAGCCACGGCCAGGACCTTGTCGGCCAGCTGGATGAACTTGTCGGCCTTAGCCACGAAGTCAGTCTCGCAGTTGACCTCGATCATCACGCCGACGCCGTTGTTGACCTTGGCAGCAACCAGGCCCTCGGCGGTGGAGCGGCCTTCGCGCTTCGTAGCGCCCTTCAGGCCCTTGATGCGGATGATCTCGATGGCCTTCTCGGCGTCACCGTTGGCTTCGTCAAGAGCCTTCTTGACATCCATCATGCCGGCGCCGGTGCGCTCGCGCAGAGCCTTGATATCAGCGGCAGTGTAGTTCGCCATGTGAACCCCTCTGTCTAGAAAATGTATGTGGTGTACGGACCGACAGGACAGCGGCTCACCGGGTGAGCCGCCATCCTGTCAGGTGCCGGGGCGCTGCAAGCAGCGCCCCGGGATCCAGATTTACTTTTTACTTGTCGGCGTCGGCGTCGGCCGAAGCCTCAGCAGCCGGGGCTTCCTCGGCGACCGGGGCAGCTTCTTCGGCTGCCGGGGCAGCAACAGCTGCAGCCGTGGCTTCCTCGGCGACCGGAGCAGCAACAGCTGCAGCAGCCTCTTCAGCCTTGCTGCCTTCGAGGAGCTCGCGCTCCCATTCGGCCAGCGGCTCTTCCGGAGCTTCGGTGGTGCCGGTTGCACGCTGGTTGCGGGCGATGAGGCCCTCAGCAACAGCGTCAGCAACAACGCGGGTCAGCAGGTTCACGGAGCGGATGGCGTCGTCGTTGCCCGGGATCGGGAAGTCGACTTCATCGGGATCGCAGTTGGTGTCCAGGATGGCAACAACCGGGATGTTCAGCTTCTTGGCCTCGTCAACTGCGAGGTGTTCCTTCTTGGTGTCCACGATCCAGAGCACAGAAGGTGCCTTGGTCAGGTTGCGGATACCGCCAAGGTTGGTCTCGAGCTTGGTGAGTTCACGGCGAAGGAGCAGCAGCTCCTTCTTCGTGTACGCGGAACCGGCGACGTCGTCGAAGTCGATCTCTTCCAGTTCCTTCATGCGCTGGATGCGCTTGGAAACGGTCTGGAAGTTCGTCAGCATACCGCCGAGCCAGCGCTGGTTCACGTAGGGCTGGCCAACGCGGGTTGCCTGCTCAGCAATGGATTCCTGGGCCTGCTTCTTGGTGCCGACGAAGAGTACGGTGCCGCCGTGTGCAACGGTCGCCTTCACGAACTCGTAGGCGCGGTCGATATAGGACAGCGACTGCTGAAGGTCAATAATGTAGATGCCGTTGCGCTCCGTGAAGATGAATCGCTTCATCTTCGGGTTCCAACGGCGGGTCTGGTGTCCAAAGTGGACGCCGCTGTCAAGCAGCTGGCGCATAGTTACGACGGGCATGCCGGCGCTCCTTCCGGCAGGTCATTCATGAGAAAGCCCGAAGGCCCTCTTACCCTGCCAATAGTTGACGGTTATTTAGCTTGGCCCAAGGCGGGCCGTGCTCCTGGCATCCATTGCGCTTCTCAGCAGGCCCGAAGGCCTGACCGCGAGAGGCACAATCCTCCTCAAACGAAGCCGATGGCTTCGGAGTTGGAGGGCTGGATGCGCGTAGTCAGCCGCCGCTCCCCCGCACTTCTGAATGAGACGTGCTGACGCGAAATGCGTTGAGGGCACAGCAAACTGCTCCACCAAGTGTACTACAGGCACCCCCTCCCTACGGACAGCTTCACCGCTGCCGGGAGGGTTTTCCACATAACGCGGCCGGGCGTTCCCGGAGCCCCGTCAGGCGCGGCATGCTGGGCAGATGAAAGCACCGGCCCTCCTCGCAGCGCTCCTTCTGCTCCCGGCGTCCGTAGCGCCCTCCGGGGAAGCCGTTTCGGCCGGACCGGTTGCCTTGAAGACGGCTGCCTCCTCCCCGGCGGCAACCACAGGCGCGGGACCGGCAGCGCCCCGCCCCTCGTGGGACTGGCCGCTCTTCCCCAGGCCCGAGGTGCTGCGCGCTTTTGATCCGCCGGACAGGCCGTGGATGAGCGGCCACCGCGGAGTGGACCTTGGGGCAACGCACGACGGCGTTCCGGTCACTTCCCCGGAGGCAGGCACCGTCAGCTTTGTGGGCGTGGTGGTTGACCGGCCGGTGATCACGATCGATCACGGGAACGGCCTGAGGAGCAGTTTTGAGCCCGTCGAGAGCGACCTGGCTGCCGGGACCGTGGTGGCGAAAGGCTACGCAATCGGCACCCTGCTTCCAGGCCACTGCGGATCCCTCGCCTGTGTTCATTGGGGCGTCAGGCGTGGAGACGAGTATGTCAATCCGCTGGAGTTCGTGGTGGACCTCCGCCCGTCCATCCTCCTGCCCCTGACCGGGCCGCCTTAGCCGAGGCCTGTGACACGGATGCAGGGGGGGGCGGCTAAACGATGGCCGATATCCCGGTGATGGCGCGCCCCGTCACCAGGGTGTTTACCTCATGGGTTCCTTCGTAGGAGTAGATGGCTTCCGCGTCGGCGAAGATCTTGGCCATCTCGAAGTCGGTCACAATGCCGTTTCCACCCAGGAGGCTGCGGCCGATCGCCACACTTTCGCGCATCCGGGCCGTGGTGAAGGCCTTGGCCAGGGCCGACTGTTCATCCTTCGCCTCGCCGGCGTCCTCCAGCTGGGAAAGCCGGACCATCATGCCCATGGAGCTGACAGCATTGCCCAAAATCTGTACCAGCTGGCTCTGGACCAGCTGGAAGGACGCCAACGGACGGCCGAACTGGTGCCTTTCAACAGCATAGCGGCGGGCCACATCAAAGGCTGCCAGCTGCTGCCCCACCGCCTGCCAGGCAACGGCCAGTCGCGTGACCTTAAGGACCTTGTTGGTGTCGCGGAAGCTGTTGGCGTTGGCGAGCTTGAAGAAGTCGGGAACCACCACGTTATCCAGGACGATGTCCGCGTTCTGGACCGTGCGAAGTGATATCTTGTTTTCGATTTTCGTGGCGCTGAAGCCTTGAAGTGCCGTGTCCACCATGAAGCCCTTGACCTGGTTATCGGCGAGGTCCCGCGCGTAGACAACCACCCAGTCGGAGAACGTGGCGTTGCCGATCCACCGCTTGGCGCCATTGAGGACCCACGTATCCCCGTCCCGCTGCGCTGTGGTGCGCGAACCTCCGGCAACATCGGAACCGCCCAGGGGCTCGGTCAGGCCGAAGGCGCCGATCTTCTTCAGGGAGTAGATGTCCGGAAGCCAGGCTTCCTGCTGCTCCTGCGAGGCAAGCGCCTCGATAGAGCCGGTGAACAGGCCGTCGTGGACACCCATGAAAGTGGCGATGGAAGTGTCCGCACGGGTTGCCTCTGCATGGACCAGACCGGCGAAGAGGTTGGAATGGCCCTGCCGCCTGACCGGGCTGACCAGGTCGATCTCGGCAAGCTTGGGAATGAGCTCCATAGGAAACTCACCGCGGTTCCAGCAATCCACGGCAATCGGCCGCACTTCGCGGGCCAGGAACCCGCGGATCTCCGCGAGCCGGTCCTGCTCCTTCCCGGTGAGCAGCTGCTCAAAGGAGAAAAAGTCACCATCGGCGTACGGAAGGTTGTTGATGTCAACGGCGTCTTTGGACATGGTTCCCTCGCAAAGGATCGGCAGTGGCCGGGCGGGCCCGGCCTCAGCGGCAGCGGTAAGTTACTGGTGAGTAACTTACCGCAATTCGTCGCTGGAACCAAAAAAGAAACCGCGGCCGACGCTCCACGCCGGCCACGGTTTCTCTGTCCTTCAAGGTCTGGTACTTCGGTAGGGCTACTCGGACTTGAACCGAGGACCTTAGGATTATGAGTCCCGCGCTCTAACCAGCTGAGCTATAGCCCCGTGCCCCCGCCACAACGTGGTCCGGGAAGGACTTCGGTTTCAGCAGGGCAAAAACACTCTAGCAAACCGCGGATTGCCTTTAGACCACCTTGTCCTCGAAACCGGCTCCCCGGTAGAGATCCTCGAAGGTCTGAAGCGTCCCCTGCATGCTGTGCGGCTCCACCATCCGGCGGCTGGCCTTGCCCATGGCCGCAAGCTCCGCCGGCGGCAACTCCAGGATCCGGGTGATCTTTGCGGCAAGGTCGTCGCTGTCATTGGGCGTGAACAGGTATCCGTTTTCGCCATCCCGCACGAGGTGCGGCAGGGCCATGGCGTCTGCCAGCAGCACCGGCGTCGAAGCGGACATGGCTTCAAGCGTGACCAAGGACTGCAGCT from Arthrobacter pascens includes:
- a CDS encoding LytR/AlgR family response regulator transcription factor; this translates as MINVLVADDELPAVEELAYLLGRDDRIGIIHRASSGSEALRALSTETVDAVFLDIHMPAVSGLDIARAIARSSHPPAVVFVTADEECALEAFELAAVDYLLKPVRAERLARSVGRISELLRDGGPAPEMITVDQGGTTRMIRRDDVTYVQAQGDYARLHTADASYLIRVPLADLEQQWAEAGFIRTHRSYLVALKHVTSMKLAADKPSVTVAGASLPISRRHLPTVREKLEATRIRPQA
- a CDS encoding sodium/solute symporter yields the protein MNPAVAIVALTVVSLATAVIGFYGLRISRTTGDFYVASRTVRPWWNASAIGGEYLSAASFLGVAGLILLSGTDALWFPVGYTAGYLMLLLFVAAPLRRSGAYTIPDFTEARLDSLAVRRVTSLVVVVVGWLYIVPQLHGAALTIRITTGLPSWVGSVAVVVVVCLSVVAGGMRSITFVQAFQYWLKLTALAVPLIFIAFVLAGNGTPAVAQAAVNPTGLAPAGPYQNISLLVALLFGTLGLPHVLVRFYTNPDGQSARRTTLIVLGLLSVFYLFPTAYGLAGRLFAPDVARSGQADAVVLLLPGQLVGGTAGDLLSALVVGGAFAAFLSTTSGLVVSLAGVISQDVLGGSVRGFRLAAVISAVVPLGFSFMTDSLALAGSVGLVFAFTASTVCPVLLLGIWWRGLTDAGAIAGMVTGGMLCGGAMIYGAAAGAAGTPFWLAQPAAWTVPAAFAVMVLVSRATRGRVPRTMSRVMTRLHTPERPLVTER
- a CDS encoding DivIVA domain-containing protein, with the protein product MAVDFQRQIPASFERVQRNEYGYNAKQVDQFLQRARVSLESPKTAVHGIKSGDVRAVSFDPVKGGYSAAVVDAALDRLEDAFARRERDELIAAGGEEAWLREIGRLSGILRGRLHRPDGERFRRPAKNKTRSYNTLDVDNLCRDLIGYLEEDKPLSVDNVRRAVFRPAAGKDGYEESQVDAFLDRVVELMAAID
- a CDS encoding phosphatidate cytidylyltransferase, with translation MSQAEQAPAQRARTKGKQPRRNPTPKAGRNLPAATVVGLAMLFAVLGGLIFLPLGFVAVTTTFAVFGVWEIFRALEANGTRMPIVPVMTGTVAMPFAAYFGGIESLLFAMLLSCVAVLLWRSIESAAGSANSIFAGVFTLGWVPFFISFAALPLHASGGVTTVGLWPGGTVPHGAWQVAVMLLLVVSNDTFGYLVGASLGKHPMAPKISPKKSWEGFAGSIAGAILIGVLASIFLLGKPWWVGVVLAVGLVAASTAGDLAESMVKRELGIKDMSSILPGHGGVMDRLDSIVFASPVAFVLYGLVAGA
- the frr gene encoding ribosome recycling factor, translating into MIEDTLLEAEDKMDKAVEVAKEDFASIRTGRANPGLYNKVLVDYYGSPTPLQQLASFAIPDARTILITPFDKTALRDIERALSDSEVGANPSNDGNVIRITIPDLTQERRKEYVKIVKTKGEDAKVSIRNIRRKAKETLDKLVKDGEAGEDEGSRAEKELDALTKSHVDGIDELLKRKEAELLEV
- the pyrH gene encoding UMP kinase translates to MEAVNTSVQPEKSRRRVLLKLSGEVFGGGKLGVDPDTVRGVAKQIAAAVPDVEVAIVVGGGNFFRGAELSQSGMDRSRADYMGMLGTVMNCLALQDFLEQAGVETRVQSAITMGQVAEAYIPRRAIRHMEKGRVVIFGAGAGLPYFSTDTVAAQRALEVHADLVLMAKSGVDGVYTADPKKDAAAEKLETLSYDDALRRDIRVMDQTAMTMCKDNNLSMVVFGMEGEGNVTRAILGEKLGTLVTP
- the tsf gene encoding translation elongation factor Ts yields the protein MANYTAADIKALRERTGAGMMDVKKALDEANGDAEKAIEIIRIKGLKGATKREGRSTAEGLVAAKVNNGVGVMIEVNCETDFVAKADKFIQLADKVLAVAVESGAADLDTLLAVEVDGKPLSEVVVEEGAVLGEKVVVRRISRIEGGTVDAYLHKTSKDLPAQVGVLFAVDGAGEAAVTAAHDVAVHVAAMAPNYLTREDVPSELVESERRIAEETAKAEGKPEAALSKIVEGRVTGFYKGEVLVDQAFAKDAKKSVAQVLEEAGVKATAFTRFRVGS
- the rpsB gene encoding 30S ribosomal protein S2, with protein sequence MPVVTMRQLLDSGVHFGHQTRRWNPKMKRFIFTERNGIYIIDLQQSLSYIDRAYEFVKATVAHGGTVLFVGTKKQAQESIAEQATRVGQPYVNQRWLGGMLTNFQTVSKRIQRMKELEEIDFDDVAGSAYTKKELLLLRRELTKLETNLGGIRNLTKAPSVLWIVDTKKEHLAVDEAKKLNIPVVAILDTNCDPDEVDFPIPGNDDAIRSVNLLTRVVADAVAEGLIARNQRATGTTEAPEEPLAEWERELLEGSKAEEAAAAVAAPVAEEATAAAVAAPAAEEAAPVAEEAPAAEASADADADK
- a CDS encoding M23 family metallopeptidase; amino-acid sequence: MKAPALLAALLLLPASVAPSGEAVSAGPVALKTAASSPAATTGAGPAAPRPSWDWPLFPRPEVLRAFDPPDRPWMSGHRGVDLGATHDGVPVTSPEAGTVSFVGVVVDRPVITIDHGNGLRSSFEPVESDLAAGTVVAKGYAIGTLLPGHCGSLACVHWGVRRGDEYVNPLEFVVDLRPSILLPLTGPP
- a CDS encoding acyl-CoA dehydrogenase family protein, which produces MSKDAVDINNLPYADGDFFSFEQLLTGKEQDRLAEIRGFLAREVRPIAVDCWNRGEFPMELIPKLAEIDLVSPVRRQGHSNLFAGLVHAEATRADTSIATFMGVHDGLFTGSIEALASQEQQEAWLPDIYSLKKIGAFGLTEPLGGSDVAGGSRTTAQRDGDTWVLNGAKRWIGNATFSDWVVVYARDLADNQVKGFMVDTALQGFSATKIENKISLRTVQNADIVLDNVVVPDFFKLANANSFRDTNKVLKVTRLAVAWQAVGQQLAAFDVARRYAVERHQFGRPLASFQLVQSQLVQILGNAVSSMGMMVRLSQLEDAGEAKDEQSALAKAFTTARMRESVAIGRSLLGGNGIVTDFEMAKIFADAEAIYSYEGTHEVNTLVTGRAITGISAIV